In Panthera uncia isolate 11264 chromosome B4, Puncia_PCG_1.0, whole genome shotgun sequence, one genomic interval encodes:
- the LOC125919974 gene encoding ATP synthase F(0) complex subunit C2, mitochondrial-like, which produces MYTCAKFVSSPFLVRSTSQLLSRSLSAVALKPPETLTDESLSSWAAPRPLTSLIPSRGFQTSAASRDIDTAAKFIGAGAATVGVAGSGAGIGTVFGSLIIGYARNPSLKQQLFSYAILGFALSEAMGLFCLMVAFLILFAM; this is translated from the coding sequence ATGTATACCTGTGCAAAGTTCGTCTCCTCCCCCTTCTTGGTCAGGAGCACCTCTCAGCTGTTGAGCCGATCACTGTCTGCAGTGGCACTAAAACCACCAGAGACACTGACAGATGAGAGCCTCAGCAGCTGGGCAGCCCCACGTCCCCTGACCTCACTTATTCCTAGCCGCGGTTTCCAAACCAGCGCTGCTTCAAGGGACATCGACACAGCAGCCAAGTTCattggggctggggctgccacAGTTGGGGTGGCTGGTTCTGGGGCTGGAATTGGGACTGTGTTTGGGAGCCTCATCATTGGTTATGCCAGGAACCCCTCTCTGAAGCAGCAGCTCTTCTCCTACGCCATTCTGGGCTTTGCTCTCTCGGAGGCCATGGGGCTATTTTGCCTGATGGTGGCCTTTCTCATCCTCTTCGCCATGTGA